Proteins encoded within one genomic window of Camelina sativa cultivar DH55 chromosome 19, Cs, whole genome shotgun sequence:
- the LOC104765352 gene encoding probable protein phosphatase 2C 39: MTGKDILHKMKESVKEKVGLGASASSADSGKGKSKMSKQITHGFHLVKGKAFHEMEDYVVAKFKEVDDNELGLFAIFDGHLSHEIPDYLCSHLFENILKEPNFWKEPEVAIKKAYYITDTTILDKAADLGKGGSTAVTAILINGQKLVVANVGDSRAVICKDGVAKPLSVDHEPNLEKEEIENRGGFVSNFPGDVPRVDGQLAVARAFGDKSLKMHLSSEPYVTVEIINDDAEFLILASDGLWKVMSNQEAVDSIKGIKDAKSAAKHLAEEAVARKSSDDISVVVVKFQ, translated from the exons ATGACCGGTAAAGATATTCTCCACAAGATGAAAGAATCCGTAAAG GAGAAAGTTGGGTTAGGTGCATCTGCTTCATCTGCAGATTCAGGGAAAGGTAAGAGCAAGATGTCAAAGCAGATCACACATGGTTTTCATTTGGTGAAAGGGAAAGCATTTCACGAGATGGAGGATTACGTTGTTGCCAAATTCAAGGAAGTTGATGATAATGAGCTTGGTTTGTTTGCTATCTTCGATGGCCATCTTAGCCACGAGATTCCTGACTACTTGTGCTCCCATTTGTTTGAGAACATCTTGAAAGAG CCTAATTTCTGGAAAGAGCCTGAGGTAGCGATAAAGAAAGCTTATTATATCACGGATACGACGATTCTAGACAAAGCAGCTGATCTGGGGAAAGGTGGTTCTACTGCTGTGACTGCGATATTGATCAACGGCCAGAAGCTGGTGGTTGCTAATGTTGGAGACTCTCGAGCTGTTATTTGCAAAGATGGTGTTGCAAAGCCACTCTCTGTTGATCATGAGCCCAATTTGGAGAAGGAAGAAATTGAGAACAGAGGCGGATTCGTTTCTAACTTTCCTG GGGATGTTCCTCGAGTTGATGGTCAGCTAGCTGTGGCAAGGGCATTTGGTGACAAGAGTTTAAAGATGCATTTGAGTTCGGAACCATATGTTACGGTGGAGATCATTAACGATGATGCCGAGTTTCTTATCCTAGCAAGTGATGGACTGTGGAAG GTCATGTCAAACCAAGAAGCGGTTGACTCGATTAAGGGGATTAAAGATGCCAAGTCTGCAGCTAAGCACCTCGCAGAAGAGGCTGTTGCAAGGAAAAGCTCAGATGATATCTCGGTCGTTGTCGTGAAATTTCAGTGA
- the LOC104765351 gene encoding squamosa promoter-binding-like protein 5 — MEGQRTQRRGYLKDKVTVSNLDEEEMENGTDGEEEDGGVEDKRKRVMERVRVPSTDRLPSRLCQVDRCTANLTEAKQYYRRHRVCEVHAKASAATVTGVRQRFCQQCSRFHELPEFDEAKRSCRRRLAGHNERRRKISGDIYGEGSGRRGFSSQLVQTQERNRIEMKLPMTNSSFKRSQIR, encoded by the exons ATGGAGGGTCAGCGAACACAACGACGGGGTTACTTGAAAGACAAGGTTACAGTCTCCAaccttgatgaagaagaaatggagaatGGTACggatggagaagaggaagatgggGGAGTTGAAGACAAAAGGAAGCGTGTGATGGAGAGAGTTAGAGTACCTAGCACCGACCGTCTTCCATCTCGACTGTGCCAGGTCGATAGGTGCACTGCCAATTTGACTGAGGCCAAGCAGTATTACCGCAGACACAGAGTTTGTGAAGTTCATGCAAAGGCATCTGCTGCAACTGTTACAGGCGTCAGGCAACGCTTTTGTCAGCAATGCAGCAG GTTTCATGAGCTGCCAGAGTTTGATGAAGCTAAAAGAAGTTGCAGGAGGCGCTTAGCTGGACACAatgagaggaggaggaagatttCTGGTGACATATATGGAGAAGGGTCAGGCCGGAGAGGGTTTAGTAGCCAACTGGTCCAGACTCAAGAAAGAAACAGGATAGAGATGAAACTTCCTATGACCAACTCATCATTCAAGCGATCACAGATCAGATAA
- the LOC104765353 gene encoding uncharacterized protein LOC104765353, with the protein MATRFLAKRLTAVKVSSTPGGHFSGYVIRQATTGINCFSTGFKQGTTHYGQGSNNANDDKSTASYVSEKAKEGVKKATDAAINAGDNMKDTMEGAWKAAKETGQNISDAVAGDDDDDHGRIQEDKVAVELKDVQQPVDTTEYRGVEDLHQQTGGEVNSP; encoded by the exons ATGGCGACTAGGTTTTTGGCGAAAAGACTCACGGCGGTGAAGGTTTCAAGTACTCCGGGGGGACATTTCTCCGGTTATGTTATCCGACAAGCTACAACCGGAATCAACTGCTTCTCAACCGGATTTAAGCAG GGCACTACCCACTATGGTCAAGGCTCGAACAATGCAAACGACGATAAGTCCACGGCGAGTTACGTATCGGAAAAGGCAAAGGAAGGAGTGAAGAAAGCAACCGACGCAGCAATCAATGCCGGAGATAACATGAAGGATACGATGGAAGGTGCGTGGAAAGCGGCCAAGGAAACTGGTCAAAACATTAGCGATGCGGTCGCgggcgatgatgatgatgatcacgGCAGGATTCAAGAGGATAAGGTGGCGGTGGAGTTGAAGGATGTGCAACAGCCTGTGGATACGACGGAGTATAGAGGTGTGGAGGATCTACATCAGCAGACTGGCGGCGAAGTTAACTCACCCTAA
- the LOC104765354 gene encoding uncharacterized protein LOC104765354, producing the protein MAEMKCVGVVGAGQMGSGIAQLAATNGLEVWLMDADRQALSRATAAISSSVKRFVSKGLISKEVGDDAMRRLRFTSNIQDLSSADIIVEAIVESEDIKRKLFKDLDGLAKSSAILASNTSSISITRLASATKRPGQVIGMHFMNPPPVMKLVEIIRGAETSEETFIATKALAERFGKTTVCSQDYAGFVVNRILMPMINEAFHTLYTGVATKEDIDSGMKHGTNQPMGPLELADLIGLDVCLSVLKVLHQGLGDAKYTPCPLLVQYVDAGRLGRKRGVGVYDYRNKATQNLSPRL; encoded by the exons atgGCGGAGATGAAGTGTGTCGGAGTAGTGGGTGCTGGACAGATGGGCTCAGGAATTGCGCAACTCGCCGCCACGAACGGTCTCGAAGTTTGGCTAATGGACGCTGATCGTCAGGCGCTCTCTCGAGCCACCGCAGCTATCTCCTCATCCGTCAAACGTTTCGTCTCTAAAGGTCTAATCTCCAAG GAAGTTGGTGATGATGCTATGCGTCGTCTACGTTTCACATCCAACATTCAAGATTTGTCTTCTGCTGATATCATCGTTGAAGCCATTGTGGAATCTGAAGACATAAAGAGGAAGTTGTTCAAGGATCTAGATGGTTTAGCAAAGAGTTCTGCGATTTTAGCTTCTAATACAAGTTCTATCTCCATTACTCGTCTTGCCTCCGCTACAAAAAGACCTGGCCAg GTCATTGGAATGCACTTTATGAACCCTCCTCCAGTAATGAAACTGGTTGAGATCATTCGCGGTGCGGAGACCTCAGAAGAGACGTTTATTGCTACAAAAGCCCTGGCTGAAAG GTTTGGCAAGACAACAGTTTGCTCACAAGACTACGCGGGATTCGTGGTGAACAGGATCCTCATGCCGATGATCAATGAAGCCTTCCACACACTTTACACAGGGGTGGCTACAAAGGAAGACATTGACAGCGGAATGAAACACGGCACAAACCAACCAATGGGTCCTTTGGAGTTAGCGGACTTAATCGGTCTAGACGTGTGCTTGTCTGTATTGAAAGTTCTGCATCAGGGACTTGGAGACGCAAAGTACACACCTTGTCCTCTTCTTGTTCAATACGTTGACGCTGGAAGGTTAGGAAGAAAACGAGGAGTCGGAGTTTATGATTACCGTAATAAAGCTACACAAAATCTATCTCCTCGGCTCTGA
- the LOC104765355 gene encoding VQ motif-containing protein 19: MEISTNPPSSSSSSASSSIVNGSLHHHIVTRSDHYPTTFVQADTSSFKQVVQMLTGTSSPRSPDSLRPPTTPSGKGNFVIPPVKTVQPKKHSGGNKLYERRSHGGFNNNNLIKNSLMINTLMIGGGGSGSGSPRFSPRNQELLSPSCLDFPKLALNSPVTPLKQGNSGNDGDPFDRMSPLSEEERAIADKGYYLHQSPISTPRESEPQLLPLFPVTSPRVSPEK, translated from the coding sequence ATGGAGATTTCAACAAAcccaccatcttcttcctcatcatcagcTTCATCTTCCATTGTCAATGGATCTTTACATCATCACATCGTAACTAGATCTGATCATTACCCAACAACTTTTGTTCAAGCAGACACATCTTCTTTCAAACAAGTCGTACAGATGCTCACGGGAACCTCTTCCCCGAGATCTCCAGACTCTTTACGTCCTCCGACGACTCCTTCAGGCAAGGGTAACTTCGTGATTCCACCGGTCAAAACCGTACAGCCGAAGAAACATTCTGGTGGCAACAAACTTTACGAGAGGAGATCGCACGGCGgatttaacaacaacaacctcatCAAGAACAGTCTCATGATTAACACACTCATGATCGGTGGTGGTGGCTCAGGCTCCGGGAGTCCAAGATTCTCGCCGAGGAATCAGGAGCTCTTGTCGCCTAGCTGTCTTGATTTCCCCAAGCTTGCACTTAACAGTCCCGTGACGCCGTTAAAGCAGGGGAACAGCGGAAACGACGGCGACCCTTTTGACAGGATGTCGCCATTATCTGAGGAAGAGAGAGCTATTGCTGACAAGGGCTATTACCTACACCAGTCTCCGATTTCAACTCCAAGAGAATCAGAGCCGCAGCTTCTGCCACTCTTTCCGGTGACTTCTCCGAGAGTATCGCCGGAGAAGTAG
- the LOC104765356 gene encoding protein GRIM REAPER-like: MVIKIPCTFIKLIPLISLILYFLATATSNSYSVLAEEATNVEDQEFYILDESPTILSNVTISSKTRLLVSHYKNIRKGMRCHVAGYNVCNGVKADKGTSLLYCCKKHCRNILGDMKNCGRCGHKCRFGQRCCGGICTNVGFNPKHCGKCNKKCKSGVKCEYGYCGYA, encoded by the coding sequence ATGGTCATTAAGATCCCTTGTACTTTCATTAAACTCATTCCCCTCATCTCCTTAATCCTCTATTTCCTCGCAACGGCAACGTCTAATTCTTATTCAGTTTTAGCCGAAGAAGCTACCAATGTAGAAGACCAAGAGTTCTACATTCTTGATGAAAGTCCTACAATACTTTCGAATGTAACAATATCATCCAAAACCCGACTACTAGTTAGCCACtacaaaaatatcagaaaagGGATGAGATGTCATGTGGCAGGCTATAACGTTTGCAACGGCGTAAAGGCTGACAAGGGGACGAGTTTGTTGTATTGTTGCAAGAAGCATTGTCGAAATATCTTAGGTGATATGAAGAATTGTGGACGGTGCGGTCACAAATGTAGATTTGGACAAAGATGTTGCGGAGGCATATGCACCAATGTTGGCTTTAACCCTAAGCATTGTGGTAAATGCAACAAAAAGTGTAAATCCGGGGTGAAATGTGAGTACGGATATTGTGGCTACgcttga
- the LOC104767525 gene encoding uncharacterized protein LOC104767525 — MERRRKGEAVVYDGEKDDTENGVLIHERGETSHELQDVRSSLDTAEMERRRKGKAVVYDGEKDDTETGVLIQERGETSYVGVGGGSSEQRINIEELLSGQEAHQHKQQTDSVYKESLLTSRNIVALVVIFMATVGWSTGLNPPGGLNDDGEAAVGKKTAFFIFMLAVYTMVPVSLITLGLLCGVTPRNQKVQRNTLKVCHAFMWIGLISFAVAFVSGSWLIVPSDRFWLKLIGLLNTLAAMIVLISYIWSKQARKFFRRLSFCDLDGSSDEDEQARKFFRRLSFCDLDGSSDEAEVETSMVATHIET, encoded by the exons ATGGAACGTCGTCGGAAAGGTGAAGCTGTGGTTTACGATGGCGAAAAAGATGATACAGAGAATGGAGTGCTTATTCATGAAAGAGGAGAAACAAGTCATGAATTGCAGGACGTGAGAAGTTCTTTGGATACGGCTGAGATGGAACGTCGTCGGAAAGGTAAAGCTGTGGTTTATGATGGCGAAAAAGATGATACAGAGACTGGAGTGTTAATtcaagaaagaggagaaacaaGTTATGTTGGGGTAGGAGGGGGAAGTAGCGAACAAAGGATTAACATAGAAGAACTGTTGAGTGGTCAAGAAGCTCATCAACACAAGCAGCAGACTGATTCCGTATACAAAGAATCACTGTTGACTTCCAGAAACATCGTTGCTTTGGTGGTGATCTTTATGGCAACAGTTGGATGGTCGACAGGGTTAAATCCCCCAGGAGGGTTAAACGATGATGGAGAGGCAGCCGTTGGGAAAAAGACAGCATTCTTCATCTTCATGCTTGCGGTTTACACCATGGTTCCTGTTAGTTTGATAACTCTTGGTCTGCTTTGTGGTGTTACCCCTCGTAACCAGAAAGTGCAGAGAAACACATTGAAGGTCTGTCATGCTTTCATGTGGATTGGCTTGATATCATTTGCAGTGGCGTTTGTTTCCGGCAGTTGGTTGATTGTGCCAAGCGATAGATTCTGGTTAAAGCTGATTGGTTTGTTAAACACACTTGCTGCTATGATTGTTCTCATCTCTTACATATGGTCAAAGCAAGCCAGGAAGTTTTTTAGGCGCCTCTCTTTCTGTGATTTGGACGGTTCATCTGATGAAGACGAA CAAGCCAGGAAGTTTTTTAGGCGCCTCTCTTTCTGTGATTTGGACGGTTCATCTGATGAAGCCGAAGTAGAAACTTCTATGGTTGCTACTCATATCGAGACATAG